The following coding sequences lie in one Terriglobales bacterium genomic window:
- a CDS encoding zinc ribbon domain-containing protein has product MTGPYPYLPRGGLMTLIQFTRNHNDHSTDKGYQFEFFCDRCGNGFTSEFKASATGMAASALRAAGGLFGGMLGSAGSSAYEIQRAIQGPAHDKAYREAIEEAKPNFRQCPKCTKWVCRATCWNQKRMLCYECAPDIGTELAAAQVQATVEQLKEKVRQQDMTKDIDTTSEAVASCPECGAATQGAKFCPECGKSLRPKNQCSKCGTKFGSGTKFCPECGNKIA; this is encoded by the coding sequence ATGACGGGTCCGTATCCCTACCTGCCGCGCGGGGGCTTGATGACGCTGATTCAGTTCACTCGCAACCACAACGACCACTCTACCGACAAAGGCTACCAGTTCGAGTTTTTCTGCGACCGCTGCGGCAACGGGTTCACCAGCGAATTCAAAGCTTCGGCCACCGGCATGGCGGCCAGTGCGCTGCGCGCCGCCGGAGGGCTGTTCGGCGGCATGCTGGGATCGGCCGGGTCGAGCGCCTACGAGATCCAGCGTGCCATCCAGGGTCCGGCGCACGACAAGGCCTATCGAGAAGCCATCGAGGAGGCAAAGCCCAACTTCCGCCAGTGTCCGAAGTGCACGAAGTGGGTCTGCAGGGCGACCTGCTGGAACCAGAAACGCATGCTCTGTTACGAGTGCGCCCCCGATATTGGAACCGAACTGGCCGCCGCCCAGGTGCAGGCCACGGTGGAGCAGTTGAAGGAAAAGGTCCGCCAGCAGGACATGACCAAGGACATCGATACCACCAGTGAAGCCGTGGCGAGTTGTCCGGAATGCGGGGCCGCGACCCAGGGCGCGAAGTTCTGCCCGGAATGCGGCAAGTCGCTGCGCCCCAAGAACCAGTGTTCGAAGTGTGGCACCAAGTTCGGGTCGGGCACGAAGTTCTGTCCTGAGTGCGGGAACAAGATAGCGTAG
- a CDS encoding cupin domain-containing protein, whose translation MPVQTVNLAEKFTRFSEHWQPKIAGEINDTYVKLVKFTGEFVWHHHQQEDEMFLVVKGTMRMKLRDPAERELQVRAGEFVIIPRGTEHCPVADEEAHVVLFEPKTTLNTGNVTNERTVPELERV comes from the coding sequence ATGCCCGTACAAACTGTGAATCTGGCAGAGAAGTTCACGCGCTTTTCCGAGCACTGGCAACCCAAGATCGCGGGCGAGATCAACGACACCTACGTGAAGCTGGTGAAGTTCACCGGGGAGTTCGTCTGGCACCACCACCAGCAGGAGGACGAGATGTTCCTGGTGGTGAAAGGCACCATGCGGATGAAGCTGCGCGACCCCGCGGAGCGCGAGCTGCAGGTGCGCGCCGGAGAATTCGTCATCATTCCGCGAGGCACGGAGCATTGCCCGGTGGCCGACGAGGAAGCGCACGTGGTGCTGTTCGAGCCCAAGACCACGCTCAATACCGGCAACGTCACCAACGAGCGCACCGTGCCGGAATTGGAGCGGGTGTGA